The proteins below come from a single Anguilla rostrata isolate EN2019 chromosome 3, ASM1855537v3, whole genome shotgun sequence genomic window:
- the LOC135250506 gene encoding TSC22 domain family protein 1-like isoform X2: MNTRCYTVAMDLGVCQLRHFSISFLSSLLGTESSPVSLDNSSSGASVVAIDNKIEQAMDLVKSHLMYAVREEVEVLKEQIKELIERNSQLEQENNLLKNLASPEQLAQFQAQVQSGSSPPPSAQPAGPGTTQQPAAPPAQTAPQSTGPSA; this comes from the exons ATGAATACCCGATGCTACACAGTGGCGATGGATCTTGGGGTTTGTCAGTTGAGACATTTTTCGATATCTTTTTTATCATCACTACTGGGTACAGAAAGTTCGCCCGTCAGTCTTGACAATAG TTCTTCGGGTGCCAGTGTGGTGGCGATAGACAACAAAATTGAACAAGCAATG GATCTGGTGAAGAGCCACTTGATGTACGCGGTGCGCGAGGAGGTGGAGGTCTTGAAAGAACAGATCAAAGAGCTGATCGAGAGAAACtcgcagctggagcaggagaacAACCTGCTGAAGAACCTGGCCAGCCCGGAGCAGCTGGCCCAGTTCCAGGCCCAGGTCCAGAGCGGTTCCTCGCCGCCCCCGTCAGCACAACCGGCAGGGCCCGGCACCACGCAGcagcccgccgccccgcccgcccagACCGCCCCCCAGAGCACCGGACCGTCCGCgtag
- the LOC135250506 gene encoding TSC22 domain family protein 1-like isoform X3 encodes MRDAATPPPKAGSEMAVKLLFWQLEQHLKSSSGASVVAIDNKIEQAMDLVKSHLMYAVREEVEVLKEQIKELIERNSQLEQENNLLKNLASPEQLAQFQAQVQSGSSPPPSAQPAGPGTTQQPAAPPAQTAPQSTGPSA; translated from the exons ATGCGAGACGCGGCGACCCCGCCACCGAAGGCTGGAAGCGAGATGGCCGTGAAGCTATTGTTCTGGCAGTTGGAGCAGCACTTGAAGAG TTCTTCGGGTGCCAGTGTGGTGGCGATAGACAACAAAATTGAACAAGCAATG GATCTGGTGAAGAGCCACTTGATGTACGCGGTGCGCGAGGAGGTGGAGGTCTTGAAAGAACAGATCAAAGAGCTGATCGAGAGAAACtcgcagctggagcaggagaacAACCTGCTGAAGAACCTGGCCAGCCCGGAGCAGCTGGCCCAGTTCCAGGCCCAGGTCCAGAGCGGTTCCTCGCCGCCCCCGTCAGCACAACCGGCAGGGCCCGGCACCACGCAGcagcccgccgccccgcccgcccagACCGCCCCCCAGAGCACCGGACCGTCCGCgtag
- the LOC135250507 gene encoding stress-associated endoplasmic reticulum protein 2 — protein sequence MVAKQRIRMANEKHSKNITQRGNVAKTLRPQEEKYPVGPWLLALFVFVVCGSAIFQIIQSIRMGM from the exons ATGGTAGCAAAACAGAGGATCCGAATGGCAAACGAAAAGCACAGCAAGAATATCACACAGAGGGGAAACGTGGCAAAGACTCTG CGACCGCAGGAGGAGAAGTATCCTGTTGGGCCCTGGCTTCTGGCtctctttgtgtttgttgtttgtggATCAG CCATCTTTCAGATCATCCAGAGCATCCGGATGGGCATGTGA